The Rhinoderma darwinii isolate aRhiDar2 chromosome 11, aRhiDar2.hap1, whole genome shotgun sequence genome window below encodes:
- the CUEDC2 gene encoding CUE domain-containing protein 2 isoform X5: MTAGIMRHSEALSWRGAVTVKIIKGMSLEKIIRDALTGFIQSHIPNADLSAMDDVFFSYVTGVLEELGSQDSSEEDFEMETFMEMLEGYIPGFAEIGSEKVYEMMFELSGLSGSEARNKENCSPKTSETLMIATQSRGIERGENRLLVASEGAEAQKKEHTTNNVDVLLEMFPACTLRQAEKLLSMAKGNLEDAVQIIVEGEVTFDSTEPQILQKNLKKEDLKEFILQKYMLVDNEEDKKTHRPLMPKEN, from the exons ATGACTGCCGGTATAATGCGTCATTCTGAGGCGCTATCTTGGCGAGGTGCAGTCACG GTAAAAATAATTAAGGGGATGTCTCTGGAAAAGATTATCCGAGATGCACTCACAGGTTTCATCCAGTCTCATATACCTAATGCTGATTTAAG TGCTATGGATGATGTGTTCTTTTCATACGTCACTGGGGTTTTAGAAGAACTGGGATCTCAAGACTCCTCAGAAGAAGACTTTGAGATGGAAACGTTTATGGAAATGTTGGAGGGTTACATCCCAGGATTTGCTGAAATTGGCAG TGAAAAAGTGTATGAGATGATGTTTGAACTATCAGGACTCTCAGGGAGTGAAGCTCGGAATAAGG AAAACTGCTCCCCTAAAACATCCGAGACTTTAATGATCGCAACACAATCTCGTGGCATCGAACGTGGAGAAAACAGATTGCTTGTAGCATCTGAAGGAGCAGAGGCACAG aaaaaagagcATACAACAAATAATGTAGATGTGCTGCTGGAGATGTTTCCAGCATGCACACTGCGTCAAGCTGAGAAACTGCTCTCTATGGCCAAAGGCAACCTGGAAGACGCTGTACAGATTATAGTGGAGGGAGAGGTGACTTTTGATTCAACAGAACCACAG atattgcaaaaaaatctgaaaaaagaaGACCTTAAAGAATTCATCTTACAGAA ATACATGTTGGTTGACAACGAAGAAGACAAAAAAACTCACAGGCCTTTAATGCCAAAAGAG